From one Butyricimonas faecihominis genomic stretch:
- a CDS encoding DndE family protein — MQINIKTSEKNQEIVRKLTTKLPYGTKENVIARIALGYSLQTGKKFQTSDFNLYDSKGKEYKDHILFDEKYRDFYIALISQYYGLYKTDEVNIPRYIKLHIDHGLELLDNIFQDNYNYTFFDFLIEYIEKGTLYLTDLNVPLDAVRNNQQHIDKSYYTGSIKINVGSTVEENPQTIYLSLNDTSRYNNCHIAIAGNSGTGKTEFALEFLSQIYEQSNGHVNFIYLDFKGLKQDDIKNREPFFKATKTDFVDVPQMQFPVNPLTFIDNVNEVNKNMGIDKFVDIICKYSNIGIKQKGKLREAVQEAFISQKGGTYPSLSMVNEHLHGLVGDKRDSLTEIMDELSRYKIFIDDPKNESNFLNKNLYLSLSGDLSNSVRFTSLFLIINYIYNVFMNMDNTSVDNALKAMRYVILIDEAHVLFKEKKYQYILEKILREIRSKGVAVVLLSQGIEEYNQPDFDFSTMCEIAFLLDIKDKNPKVMEKFLGLSGKNVVTLARNMEQIEKGQAISNIKEFEVARKFWIKQYWKRNK; from the coding sequence ATGCAGATTAATATAAAAACTTCTGAAAAAAATCAAGAAATTGTACGAAAGTTAACAACAAAGCTTCCGTATGGTACAAAAGAAAATGTGATTGCTCGAATTGCGTTAGGCTATTCTTTGCAAACAGGGAAAAAATTTCAAACAAGTGATTTTAATTTATATGATTCAAAGGGTAAAGAATATAAAGATCATATTTTATTTGATGAGAAATATAGAGATTTTTATATAGCGTTGATTTCTCAATATTATGGGTTGTACAAAACAGATGAAGTAAATATCCCTCGGTATATTAAATTACATATTGATCATGGTTTAGAATTACTTGATAATATATTTCAAGATAATTACAATTATACATTCTTTGATTTTCTTATCGAATATATAGAAAAGGGTACGCTTTATTTGACAGATTTGAATGTTCCTTTAGATGCAGTACGTAATAATCAACAACATATAGATAAGTCTTATTACACTGGAAGTATTAAAATCAATGTTGGAAGTACGGTAGAAGAAAATCCTCAGACCATTTATTTATCTTTAAATGATACTAGTAGATATAATAATTGTCACATTGCAATTGCAGGAAATTCAGGAACGGGTAAAACGGAATTTGCATTAGAATTTCTATCTCAAATTTATGAACAGTCAAATGGGCATGTAAATTTTATTTATCTTGATTTTAAAGGTTTGAAGCAAGATGATATAAAAAATAGAGAACCTTTTTTTAAAGCAACTAAGACAGATTTTGTTGATGTACCACAAATGCAATTTCCCGTAAATCCTTTAACATTTATAGATAATGTTAATGAGGTTAATAAGAATATGGGTATAGATAAATTTGTTGATATTATTTGTAAATATTCAAATATTGGTATTAAGCAAAAAGGTAAATTGAGAGAAGCTGTTCAGGAAGCTTTTATTAGCCAAAAGGGTGGGACATATCCAAGTTTGAGTATGGTTAATGAGCATCTACATGGATTGGTCGGAGATAAAAGGGATTCATTAACAGAAATAATGGATGAATTAAGTCGGTATAAAATTTTTATTGATGATCCCAAAAATGAATCTAACTTTTTGAATAAAAATTTGTATCTCTCGTTATCAGGAGATTTATCTAATTCTGTTAGATTTACTTCTCTTTTTCTAATTATAAATTATATTTATAATGTATTTATGAATATGGATAACACTTCTGTTGACAATGCATTGAAAGCAATGAGGTATGTTATTCTTATTGATGAAGCTCATGTTTTATTTAAAGAGAAAAAATATCAATATATTTTAGAGAAAATTTTAAGGGAAATACGTTCGAAGGGGGTTGCCGTTGTTTTATTATCTCAAGGTATAGAAGAATATAATCAACCTGATTTTGATTTTTCTACCATGTGTGAGATCGCTTTTTTGCTTGATATAAAAGATAAGAATCCCAAAGTAATGGAAAAGTTTTTAGGACTTTCTGGTAAGAATGTTGTAACTTTAGCTCGTAATATGGAGCAAATCGAGAAAGGGCAAGCTATTTCGAACATAAAAGAATTTGAAGTTGCTCGAAAGTTTTGGATAAAACAGTATTGGAAACGTAATAAATAA
- the dndD gene encoding DNA sulfur modification protein DndD — protein sequence MFIKEIQLNNFRIYKGCNTISLLPSNDANVVVISGKNGFGKTTFLMSLVWCLYGKQMEKVDELYEKEIRDKGNYTKYIVESLNRRAREEGETEFSVMITFSDVKIPDITCNEVTIRRSYNIITSSSDKVEVLIDGYPNELIEDLTKENQKGEEIFIRDFILPIEIAKFFFFDAEKIVSLAEVSSNLQRQQLSRAYSQVLGIQKYEDLKTTLEEKQDEYRRRSAKPEERKELTQLHADIKNYSEDVADLNKQIEDLKEEKNITEKEVEEIQRKLIREGDRMSLEELNALKAEQLSLEQKIVDKQSELKELLDIIPFALAGETVANVSEQLNNEKLALEQKYKQEDILDKIDKIRADIENARLYTNIVFDKNGIKIREFYEEQIKRLVKKYFFVEESPIPENFKVLHDFSSSQFNEFVQLVNTIKHSFKDKFTQLNTEYSFYKNQLDSINRKIRDAQKNAGDEYTLALRDKKNALISRINQYSNEIETTVLKIGETQNQLKACRQRQEILRKKIDESSSYSLKEQKTRQLITKLQNFIVLFKEEKKKSLEVKMLNSLNILLHKKNFVTRVEVDINFTGDDIDIVLYDKRDKVIDKASLSMGERQMYASALLSSLVDESEIEFPVFIDSPMQKFDEQHAENIIKYFYPSVSKQVVIFPLINKELTEREYCLLKPNVSRAYLINNVSTDNSEFVETSPEDFLSTYNLIYNAD from the coding sequence ATGTTTATCAAAGAAATACAATTAAATAATTTTAGAATATATAAAGGGTGTAATACTATTTCTTTATTACCGTCCAATGACGCTAATGTTGTTGTTATCAGTGGTAAGAATGGATTTGGTAAGACTACTTTTTTGATGTCGTTAGTGTGGTGTTTGTATGGTAAACAGATGGAGAAAGTGGATGAGCTATACGAAAAAGAAATTAGAGATAAAGGTAATTACACTAAATATATAGTGGAAAGTTTAAATCGGAGAGCTCGTGAAGAGGGAGAGACTGAATTTTCTGTTATGATTACTTTTTCTGATGTAAAAATTCCTGATATAACTTGTAATGAGGTGACAATTAGGAGATCTTATAATATAATAACAAGTTCATCGGATAAAGTAGAGGTGCTTATTGATGGGTATCCTAATGAGTTAATTGAAGATCTAACGAAAGAAAATCAAAAAGGAGAGGAAATTTTTATTCGTGATTTTATCTTACCTATTGAGATTGCAAAGTTTTTCTTTTTTGATGCTGAAAAGATTGTATCATTAGCGGAAGTTAGTTCTAATTTGCAGCGGCAGCAATTGAGTCGAGCATATTCTCAGGTTTTAGGCATACAAAAATATGAGGATTTAAAAACTACTTTAGAAGAAAAGCAGGATGAATATAGACGTCGTTCTGCAAAGCCTGAAGAAAGGAAAGAATTGACGCAACTTCATGCGGATATAAAAAATTATAGCGAAGATGTTGCTGATTTGAATAAGCAAATAGAAGATCTAAAAGAGGAGAAAAATATAACCGAGAAAGAAGTAGAAGAAATTCAAAGAAAACTCATAAGAGAAGGAGATCGAATGTCGTTAGAAGAACTAAATGCCTTGAAAGCAGAGCAATTGTCTCTAGAACAAAAGATTGTTGACAAACAAAGTGAGTTGAAAGAGCTTCTTGATATAATACCTTTTGCTTTAGCAGGAGAAACTGTTGCTAATGTATCAGAACAATTAAATAATGAAAAGTTAGCTTTAGAACAAAAGTATAAACAGGAAGATATTTTAGATAAAATTGATAAAATAAGAGCTGATATAGAAAATGCTCGATTATATACAAATATTGTATTTGATAAGAATGGTATTAAAATTCGAGAGTTTTATGAAGAACAGATCAAGAGATTGGTAAAAAAATATTTTTTTGTAGAAGAATCTCCGATCCCTGAAAATTTTAAAGTTTTACATGATTTTTCTAGTTCTCAATTTAATGAATTTGTTCAGTTAGTTAATACTATAAAACATAGTTTTAAAGATAAATTTACTCAATTAAATACGGAATATTCATTTTATAAAAATCAATTAGATTCTATAAATAGAAAAATTCGTGATGCTCAAAAAAATGCAGGAGATGAATATACGTTGGCTTTGAGAGATAAAAAAAATGCTCTTATTTCACGAATAAATCAATATTCGAATGAGATAGAAACTACTGTTTTAAAGATTGGAGAGACGCAAAACCAATTAAAAGCTTGTCGTCAACGGCAGGAGATTTTGAGAAAAAAAATAGATGAATCTAGCTCATATTCTTTAAAAGAGCAGAAAACAAGACAATTGATAACTAAATTGCAAAATTTTATAGTTTTGTTTAAAGAAGAAAAAAAGAAATCTTTAGAAGTAAAAATGTTGAATTCCTTAAATATCCTGTTGCATAAGAAAAATTTTGTGACTCGTGTGGAGGTCGATATTAACTTCACCGGAGATGATATTGATATTGTTCTATATGATAAACGTGATAAGGTTATAGATAAAGCATCCCTGTCGATGGGAGAAAGGCAAATGTATGCTTCGGCTTTGTTAAGTTCATTAGTAGATGAATCTGAAATAGAGTTTCCTGTGTTTATTGATAGCCCGATGCAAAAATTTGATGAACAACATGCGGAGAATATTATTAAATATTTTTATCCTAGTGTGTCAAAACAAGTTGTAATTTTCCCATTAATAAACAAGGAATTAACGGAAAGGGAATATTGTTTGTTGAAACCCAATGTTAGTCGGGCGTATTTAATAAATAATGTTAGTACTGATAATTCTGAGTTTGTAGAAACATCTCCTGAAGATTTTTTATCAACGTATAATTTGATATATAATGCAGATTAA
- the dndC gene encoding DNA phosphorothioation system sulfurtransferase DndC, protein MSSQRINYIISELIDQYLIEDNLRPWIIGFSGGKDSTVLLQLVWYAISKIPEEKRQRCVYVVCNDTLVENPIIAKYVDNVLGKIQTAAVCQDMPIYVKRTIPRLEDSFWVNVIGRGYPVPNNTFRWCTDKMKIKPTSRFLIEQVAEYGEAIILIGTRSAESVNRAKSIKKHSLRGKRLAKHPYNPNTYVYSPIKDLMLEEVWYIINAMTSPWGADNSKLFQIYMNASADDYECPTIVTDNSHGACGQSRFGCWTCTVVKEDKSLTALVANGEEWLRPLLRFREELFNGRNLSKNRLSTRRNGQIAVSNDGHNQGTYTPEYRIKLLEKLLMAQREVQFERSDIELINNQELVAIQIVWNRDELYKEDVKFLRTVSEIYNNIYDKKIEMEKHTQKMQRELDLLAKVCSDDKSDYELIRELLGLQRNKALLNRKRGLKDDMERVIEKYINKKVG, encoded by the coding sequence ATGAGTTCTCAAAGAATTAATTATATAATATCAGAATTAATTGATCAATATTTGATAGAGGATAATTTACGTCCTTGGATAATAGGTTTTAGTGGAGGAAAAGATTCTACGGTTTTACTTCAGTTAGTGTGGTATGCAATAAGCAAAATTCCAGAAGAGAAGAGACAGCGTTGTGTGTATGTTGTTTGTAATGACACTTTGGTTGAAAATCCAATTATAGCAAAATATGTTGATAATGTTTTAGGAAAAATACAGACTGCTGCGGTTTGCCAAGATATGCCTATATATGTGAAAAGGACAATTCCGCGATTAGAAGATTCTTTTTGGGTAAATGTTATAGGACGGGGATATCCTGTACCTAATAATACTTTTCGTTGGTGTACTGATAAGATGAAGATAAAACCTACGTCTCGTTTTTTGATAGAACAAGTAGCAGAATATGGAGAGGCTATAATTCTTATTGGAACTCGTAGTGCAGAAAGTGTTAATCGTGCAAAATCAATAAAGAAACATTCGTTACGTGGCAAAAGGTTGGCTAAACATCCGTATAATCCGAATACGTATGTTTATTCTCCTATAAAGGACTTGATGTTGGAGGAGGTTTGGTACATAATTAATGCGATGACTTCCCCTTGGGGGGCAGATAATTCAAAGTTATTTCAAATTTACATGAATGCAAGTGCAGACGATTATGAATGTCCTACAATTGTAACGGATAACAGTCATGGGGCATGCGGGCAAAGTCGTTTTGGCTGTTGGACTTGTACTGTTGTTAAAGAAGATAAATCTTTAACAGCATTGGTTGCGAATGGAGAGGAGTGGTTAAGGCCTCTTTTGCGATTTAGAGAAGAGTTATTTAATGGTCGTAATCTCTCCAAGAATCGATTGTCGACACGAAGGAATGGACAAATTGCTGTTTCTAATGATGGTCATAATCAAGGAACATATACGCCAGAATATCGTATTAAGTTGCTTGAAAAATTGCTTATGGCTCAACGAGAGGTTCAATTTGAGCGATCTGATATCGAATTAATAAATAATCAAGAATTAGTTGCAATTCAAATTGTATGGAATAGGGATGAACTTTATAAAGAGGATGTTAAATTTTTGCGGACTGTCTCCGAAATATATAATAATATCTATGATAAAAAAATAGAAATGGAAAAGCATACCCAGAAAATGCAAAGAGAATTAGACTTATTAGCTAAAGTTTGCTCTGATGACAAGTCTGATTACGAATTGATTCGAGAACTTTTAGGGCTACAGAGAAATAAAGCTTTATTGAATCGGAAAAGAGGTTTAAAAGACGATATGGAAAGGGTCATTGAAAAGTATATTAATAAAAAAGTAGGGTAA
- a CDS encoding cytidine deaminase: protein MEKAELKIDYTVYRESYPEGYEELCRAALDVTKNAYCVYSGFAVGAAVLMNNGEVVCGTNQENVAYPSGLCAERTALFYACSAYPEMGIKAIAIAARDHGVEVDENVTPCGACRQVMAEIVQRYKADFDVIMIGKKRTLLIKASQLLPFSFVMS from the coding sequence ATGGAGAAAGCGGAATTGAAGATTGATTACACGGTGTACCGGGAATCTTACCCGGAAGGGTACGAGGAATTGTGTCGTGCTGCCTTGGATGTCACGAAAAATGCGTATTGCGTGTATTCCGGTTTTGCCGTGGGAGCCGCCGTGCTGATGAATAACGGAGAGGTCGTTTGTGGTACTAATCAGGAGAATGTTGCTTATCCTTCCGGGTTGTGCGCTGAGCGGACCGCATTGTTTTATGCTTGTTCCGCTTATCCGGAGATGGGGATTAAGGCAATCGCTATTGCAGCCCGTGATCATGGTGTGGAAGTGGATGAAAATGTTACTCCGTGCGGGGCCTGTCGGCAAGTGATGGCAGAAATTGTTCAACGTTATAAAGCGGATTTTGATGTTATCATGATAGGCAAAAAAAGAACCCTTTTGATCAAGGCCAGCCAGTTATTACCTTTCTCGTTTGTCATGTCTTAA
- a CDS encoding glucosaminidase domain-containing protein, protein MSKIYVILFLSFICVNICGASTDSRKAFIKKYKSIAIEEMDRTGIPASIKLAQGMLESGCGTSKLAVNANNHFGIKCHNWNGASFTMDDDKRNECFRKYRNPEESWVDHSEFLLTRPRYAFLFDLPKTDYKSWAKGLKKAGYATASDYAQKLIKIIEEEELYQFDRPAKKVRPIPNELNYKLSESKNYQSRVVYINRIPSVKVKEGDTFESIAQYFNIPLKKLLKYNDKNELSIRTGMHVFLAKKKNKAPKGYTFHKTKAGDTMYMISQIYGIKLAKLLQYNYMENGEKPQVGEMISLRGPAQLY, encoded by the coding sequence ATGAGCAAGATTTACGTTATTTTATTTTTGAGTTTTATATGTGTTAACATATGTGGAGCCTCTACGGACAGTCGCAAAGCGTTCATCAAAAAATATAAAAGTATCGCCATCGAAGAGATGGATCGTACGGGAATCCCCGCCAGCATCAAGCTGGCACAAGGAATGTTGGAATCCGGATGCGGAACATCCAAACTGGCGGTCAATGCCAACAACCATTTCGGTATCAAATGCCACAACTGGAACGGGGCCAGTTTCACCATGGACGATGATAAACGAAACGAATGTTTCCGAAAATACAGGAATCCGGAAGAATCATGGGTAGATCACAGTGAATTCTTGCTCACCCGTCCCCGCTATGCCTTTCTGTTCGACCTGCCAAAAACAGATTACAAAAGCTGGGCTAAAGGATTGAAAAAAGCAGGATATGCAACCGCCTCCGATTACGCACAAAAACTCATTAAGATTATCGAGGAAGAAGAGTTATATCAATTCGATCGTCCGGCAAAAAAAGTCCGTCCGATACCCAATGAATTAAACTACAAACTCAGCGAAAGCAAAAACTACCAGAGCCGGGTGGTATATATCAATCGGATTCCTTCTGTAAAAGTGAAAGAAGGGGACACGTTTGAAAGTATCGCCCAGTATTTCAATATTCCGTTGAAGAAATTATTAAAATACAACGATAAAAACGAACTTTCGATCCGTACAGGAATGCACGTGTTCTTGGCAAAGAAAAAGAATAAAGCTCCCAAAGGTTACACGTTCCATAAAACGAAAGCCGGAGACACCATGTACATGATCTCCCAGATATATGGAATCAAGCTCGCCAAATTGTTGCAATATAACTACATGGAAAACGGCGAAAAACCTCAGGTTGGAGAAATGATCTCGTTAAGAGGTCCCGCCCAATTATACTAA
- a CDS encoding DUF4199 domain-containing protein, which produces MEKNNELFLKQNSIFGCLIGGTFIFASLLFILAGKGIVVNAQFHNIIMMLTIFGIFIGVRKYRDEQLAGVISYGKALKTGIFILCIASLCYAVYVFFLYTFNADLLTEFKNVTINTLKITGQNSPLFKMLEENVDVYFVPASIAFGELFNRIIVGTAFSLFIAGLVRRSKLPFNPQEF; this is translated from the coding sequence ATGGAAAAAAATAACGAGCTATTCTTAAAGCAGAATTCAATATTCGGGTGCCTGATCGGGGGTACCTTCATTTTCGCATCTTTGTTATTTATCCTGGCAGGAAAAGGAATCGTGGTAAACGCACAATTCCACAACATCATCATGATGCTAACCATTTTCGGGATATTCATCGGTGTTCGGAAATACAGGGATGAACAGTTGGCTGGTGTCATTTCCTACGGGAAAGCACTGAAAACAGGCATATTCATCCTTTGCATCGCCTCGTTATGCTATGCCGTGTACGTGTTCTTTTTATACACGTTCAACGCAGACTTACTGACCGAATTCAAAAACGTGACAATAAACACACTGAAAATTACCGGCCAGAATTCCCCACTCTTCAAAATGCTCGAAGAAAACGTTGATGTATATTTTGTTCCCGCCAGTATCGCTTTCGGGGAATTATTCAATAGAATCATCGTGGGAACGGCCTTCTCGCTATTTATAGCCGGGTTGGTCAGAAGAAGTAAATTACCGTTTAACCCGCAAGAATTTTAA
- a CDS encoding glycosyltransferase family 2 protein: MDISVVVPLYNEEESLPELSAWIEKVMTTNNFTYEIIMVDDGSNDKSWKVIEQLSAKDNHVRGIKFRRNYGKSAALHCGFEDAQGDVVITMDADLQDSPDEIPELYRMITEEDYDLISGWKKKRYDPITKTLPTKLFNATARKFSGIKLHDFNCGLKAYKNTVVKNIEVYGEMHRYIPILAKQAGFTRIGEKVVHHQARKYGVTKFGLNRFINGFLDLLSVTFITRFAKKPMHLFGALGTLLFIIGFCAAAWIGIEKLIAVAHNLRVPLVTNNPYFYIALTCMIIGSQLFLSGFLAELVSRSASDRNVYRIEKKI; the protein is encoded by the coding sequence ATGGATATTTCAGTAGTCGTACCGTTATATAACGAAGAGGAATCGTTACCGGAACTTTCCGCATGGATTGAAAAAGTCATGACAACGAACAATTTTACCTACGAAATTATCATGGTAGATGACGGGAGTAACGACAAGTCATGGAAAGTGATCGAACAACTGTCTGCTAAAGACAATCATGTACGCGGCATTAAATTCCGCCGTAATTACGGGAAATCAGCCGCATTACATTGTGGTTTCGAGGATGCACAAGGAGACGTGGTAATCACCATGGATGCAGACTTGCAGGATAGCCCGGATGAGATTCCTGAACTCTACCGCATGATCACGGAAGAAGATTATGACTTGATTTCCGGCTGGAAAAAGAAAAGATATGACCCGATAACCAAAACACTCCCGACAAAGCTCTTCAACGCTACTGCCCGGAAGTTCTCCGGCATCAAGTTACATGATTTTAATTGCGGGTTAAAGGCTTATAAAAACACGGTAGTGAAGAATATCGAAGTGTACGGGGAGATGCACCGTTACATTCCGATTTTGGCCAAACAGGCCGGATTCACCCGGATCGGGGAAAAGGTGGTTCATCATCAAGCCCGAAAATACGGGGTAACGAAATTCGGGTTGAACCGATTTATTAACGGTTTCCTCGACCTACTTTCCGTAACTTTTATTACCCGGTTCGCTAAAAAACCCATGCACTTATTCGGTGCGCTGGGAACGCTGTTATTTATTATCGGATTTTGTGCCGCCGCTTGGATTGGTATTGAAAAACTGATCGCCGTGGCCCATAACCTGAGAGTCCCTCTGGTAACAAACAATCCTTACTTCTATATCGCTCTGACCTGCATGATCATCGGTTCTCAACTTTTCTTGTCCGGTTTTCTGGCAGAATTAGTTTCCCGAAGTGCCAGCGATCGGAACGTGTACAGGATCGAGAAAAAAATATAA
- a CDS encoding MFS transporter has product MTEKLTLRDNAAVRWAALLLLALAMFCSYIFMDILSPIKDLMQSERGWDSLAFGTMQGSETFLNVFVFFLIFAGIILDKMGVRFTALLSGGVMLIGAVIKWYAVAEGFKGSGLEAWFTNNLNYIPGFDELGISPFYQGMPASAKLAAVGFMIFGCGVEMAGITVSRGIVKWFKGREIALAMGSEMALARLGVATCMIFSPFFAKLGGQVDVSRSVAFGVVLLMIALIMFIVYFFMDKKLDAQTGEAEEKDEPFKIKDIGKILSSGGFWLVALLCVLYYSAIFPFQKYAVNMLQCNLTFTPPAEGSFWAGNAVTIIQYCIMLVVAATAFAFNFTSKKALKTLLLAISVIGLIIFCYMGYMRQSAETIFAVFPLLAVGITPILGKVVDNKGKAATMLMFGSILLIVCHLTFAFILPLFKGSAIGGVLIAYVTILILGASFSLVPASLWPSVPKLVDQRVIGSAYALIFWIQNIGLWLFPLLIGKVLDNTNPQVVNDLKNHVITPEQAAVSYDYTWPLVMLACLGGAALVIGVILKRVDKVKGLGLELPNVQQ; this is encoded by the coding sequence ATGACAGAAAAGCTTACTCTTAGAGACAATGCAGCCGTTCGGTGGGCCGCTTTATTGTTGCTGGCATTAGCCATGTTTTGTTCATACATATTTATGGACATTTTATCACCGATTAAAGATTTGATGCAGTCGGAACGTGGTTGGGATTCGTTGGCATTTGGAACAATGCAAGGTTCTGAAACATTCTTGAATGTATTTGTATTCTTTTTAATTTTTGCCGGTATCATTCTGGATAAAATGGGTGTTCGTTTTACGGCTCTTTTATCAGGTGGTGTAATGTTAATCGGTGCGGTTATTAAATGGTATGCTGTTGCAGAAGGCTTTAAGGGAAGCGGGTTGGAAGCATGGTTTACGAACAATTTGAATTATATTCCGGGTTTTGACGAGTTGGGAATCTCCCCATTCTATCAGGGGATGCCTGCATCTGCTAAACTGGCTGCGGTTGGTTTCATGATCTTTGGCTGCGGTGTGGAAATGGCAGGTATCACGGTTTCTCGCGGTATCGTGAAATGGTTCAAGGGACGTGAAATCGCTTTGGCAATGGGGTCCGAAATGGCATTGGCTCGTTTGGGAGTTGCTACTTGTATGATTTTCTCTCCGTTCTTCGCGAAACTTGGTGGGCAAGTTGATGTTTCTCGTTCTGTTGCTTTTGGTGTGGTTCTATTGATGATTGCATTGATCATGTTCATTGTTTATTTCTTCATGGATAAAAAATTGGATGCACAGACCGGAGAGGCTGAAGAAAAAGATGAGCCCTTTAAAATTAAAGATATTGGGAAAATCCTGTCCAGTGGAGGTTTCTGGTTGGTTGCATTACTTTGTGTATTGTATTACTCGGCTATTTTCCCGTTCCAGAAATATGCGGTTAACATGCTACAATGTAATTTGACATTTACTCCTCCTGCCGAAGGTTCTTTCTGGGCTGGGAATGCTGTGACAATTATTCAATATTGTATCATGCTGGTTGTTGCAGCCACTGCATTTGCATTTAACTTTACAAGCAAGAAGGCATTGAAAACTTTGTTGCTAGCTATCTCTGTAATAGGTTTGATTATTTTCTGCTACATGGGTTATATGCGTCAGTCGGCAGAGACTATTTTTGCCGTATTCCCGTTGTTGGCAGTGGGTATCACGCCGATTCTTGGTAAAGTGGTTGACAATAAAGGTAAGGCTGCTACCATGTTGATGTTCGGTTCAATCTTGTTGATCGTGTGTCACTTGACATTTGCATTTATCTTACCTCTGTTTAAAGGTAGTGCGATCGGAGGTGTTTTGATTGCGTACGTGACCATTTTAATTCTGGGAGCATCGTTCTCGTTGGTTCCGGCTTCATTGTGGCCGAGTGTTCCGAAGTTGGTTGATCAGAGAGTGATAGGTTCTGCTTATGCATTGATCTTCTGGATTCAAAATATCGGTTTGTGGCTTTTCCCGTTATTGATCGGTAAAGTGTTGGATAACACGAATCCTCAAGTTGTAAATGACTTGAAGAATCACGTGATCACCCCGGAACAAGCAGCTGTTTCCTATGACTATACTTGGCCTCTTGTCATGTTGGCTTGTTTGGGGGGAGCCGCTTTGGTTATCGGTGTAATCCTGAAACGTGTTGATAAGGTGAAAGGCCTTGGTTTGGAATTGCCGAATGTTCAACAATAA
- a CDS encoding NAD(P)H-dependent flavin oxidoreductase, protein MENRITKLFNIKYPIIQGGMVWCSGWRLASAVSNNGGLGLLGAGSMHPEVLVEHIRKMKEATDKPWGINVPLLYPEIDRLMNIIIQEGVKIVFTSAGSPKKWTPLLKSHGITVVHVISSTLFAKKCEEAGVDAVVAEGFEAGGHNGREETTTLTLIPNVVESCSLPVIAAGGISSGKSVAAAMTLGAEGVQIGTRFAVAAESSAHPTFKQRVFDTEEGGTMLALKKLAPTRLIKNDFFNQVKALEDAGAEAAQLTELLGKGRAKKGIFEGDMTEGELEIGQIASMLHKEETVAEIMEDIIADFNKTTSKLGDLKL, encoded by the coding sequence ATGGAAAATAGAATAACAAAACTTTTCAATATAAAATACCCGATCATTCAAGGAGGTATGGTATGGTGTAGCGGCTGGCGCCTAGCCTCCGCAGTAAGTAACAACGGGGGATTAGGATTACTAGGAGCTGGCTCCATGCACCCGGAAGTACTGGTGGAACATATCCGGAAGATGAAAGAGGCCACGGATAAACCGTGGGGGATCAATGTCCCGTTACTTTACCCGGAAATTGACCGGCTTATGAATATCATCATCCAAGAAGGTGTTAAAATTGTGTTCACCTCTGCCGGAAGCCCGAAAAAATGGACTCCCCTGTTAAAGTCGCATGGTATCACTGTGGTACACGTGATCAGTAGTACCCTGTTCGCAAAGAAATGCGAAGAGGCAGGAGTAGATGCGGTTGTCGCAGAAGGTTTTGAAGCCGGGGGACATAACGGACGGGAAGAAACAACCACGCTCACCTTGATTCCCAATGTAGTGGAATCCTGTTCCCTCCCTGTTATTGCCGCAGGAGGAATATCCTCAGGAAAATCCGTGGCAGCCGCCATGACTCTCGGAGCGGAAGGAGTACAAATCGGAACCCGTTTTGCCGTTGCCGCGGAATCTTCCGCCCATCCGACATTCAAACAACGGGTATTTGACACGGAAGAAGGTGGCACCATGTTGGCATTAAAAAAACTCGCCCCCACTCGTCTGATTAAAAACGACTTCTTCAATCAGGTAAAAGCACTGGAAGACGCCGGAGCTGAGGCCGCCCAATTAACCGAACTTCTAGGTAAAGGACGGGCTAAGAAAGGAATCTTCGAAGGTGACATGACGGAAGGCGAGTTAGAAATCGGACAAATCGCATCCATGTTGCACAAAGAAGAAACCGTGGCTGAAATTATGGAAGATATTATCGCTGATTTCAACAAAACAACAAGCAAATTGGGCGATCTGAAACTGTGA